The Verrucomicrobiia bacterium DNA window TCCGTGGCAGTCCCATCCCGGCACATACGGCGCCCGGAACCCCCTCAGACTCCGGTACCGGATCACAATGTCCTTGAGGATCTTGTTGAGCGCCGTCCCGACATGGACGTCCCCGTTGGCGAAGGGCGGACCGTCGTGCAGGATGAACGACGGTGCCCCGGCCCGCCGGGCCTGGATCTCTTCGTAAAGCCGGGCCGATTCCCAGGTCTTCAGCCGTTCCGGCTCCCGCGTGACCAGATCCGCCTTCATCGGGAAGCCGGTCCTCGGGAGATTCAGTGTCTCTTTGTAGTCCATGGCGGTCTGGTTCGGAAACGTGCCCCCGATGGCCGGCCGGATGGCCCGCCGGATGGCGACCGGGAAACCCGGGCGGGAAACCGCGGCCGGCCGCGCCTTCCCCGCCAGTTCAACGGCAACCTGGCGACACGACCGTTCCGGTCCGCTCGCCGAAAGCCACCCTCAGTAGGCGGCCTGCGCCCCGCCGATCCGCCGCTTCTTCATCCACGGCATCAGGCCGCGAAGCCGCTCGCCCACCTTCTCGATCGGATGCTTCTGTCCCTCCTTCAGCAGCGCGTTGTACCGGCGGTACCCGCCCTGGTATTCCTTCACCCAGTCGCGGGCGAACTTGCCGGACTGGATCTCCTTCAGGGCCGCCTTCATGCGCTTCTTCACCGAGGCGTCGATGATCTTCGGCCCCACCGTCACATCCCCCCACTTCGCCGTCTCCGACACCGAGAACCGCATCCCGCTGATTCCCGATTCGTTCATCAGATCCACAATGAGCTTCAGCTCATGGAGACACTCGAGATACGCCATCTCGGGCGAGTACCCCGCCTCCACCAGCGTCTCGAAGCCCGCCAGCACCAGCGCGCTGCAACCGCCGCACAACACCGTCTGCTCGCCGAACAGGTCGGTCTCCGTCTCTTCCTTGAACGTCGTCTCGATGACCCCCGCCCGCGTTCCGCCAATTCCCTTGGCCCACGCCAGGGCGACCTTCTTCGCCTTCTTGCCCGGATTCTGGTACACCGCGATCAGGCTCGGCACGCCCTTCCCCTCCACATACTGCCGCCGGACGATGTGCCCGGGACCCTTCGGCGCCACCAGGATCACATCCACGTCCTTGGGCGGCACCACGGTCTTGAAATGCACCGCAAACCCGTGACTGAACAGCAGTGTCTTGCCCTTGCTCAGGTTCGGCGCGATGTCGCTCTCGTACACCGACGGCTGCTTGGTGTCCGGCAGCGCGACCATGATCACGTCGCCAAGCCGCACCGCCTCGGCGGTCGGAACCACTTCGAATCCCATCTCCTGCGCGACGGCGATCGACTTGCTCCCCTCGTAGAGTCCCACGATCACCCGCAGGCCCGAGTCCTTGAGATTGAGCGCGTGGGCGTGCCCCTGGGATCCGAAACCAAGCACCGCAAGGGTCTTGCCCTGCAGCACTCCGAGATCCGCGTCTTTGTCCGAATAGAGTTTGGCTGGCATGGATGGAATGGTCTGAGTCTGAGTGAAAGGCGGGAATCCTGCCGGGAATGGGTCTCGCGGTCCAGCCTCAGGATCGAGGCAGCGCCACCTGCCCGGTCCGGGTGAGGTCGCAGATCCCGAAACAGGTCATCAGTTCGATGAACTTGGCGAGCTTGGTCTCCCCGCCCGTGATCTCGATGGTCAGGCTGTCGGGCTGCACATCGACCACCTTGGCCCGGAACAGTTCCGCCATCTGGCAGATCTCCGCCCGGTTCGCCGGCTCGGCCTTGACCTTCACCAGCACCAGTTCCCGGTCAATGTAGTCGCCCTGCCCGTAGTCGATGACCTTCACCACATCGACAAGCTTGTTCAACTGCTTGACGATCTGATCGACCGTCGCGTCGTCCCCACGGGTGACAATCGTCATCCGCGACAGGGTCGCATCGTGGGTCGGGGCCACATTGAGCGAGTCGATGTTGTACCCCCGCCCGCTGAACAGGCCCGCCACGCGGGTCAGCACCCCGAACTTGTTTTCCACCAGCACCGAGATCGTGTGTCGCATAGCATTCCTTCGGAATCCGCTTCGTTCCGGCGCCGACCGAAAGCAAAAACCCGCCTCCGGTGCGGAGCGCGGGCGATCAGTTCGACAGAGTTCCAGTCGCGAACCGCCCGTCAGTCCCGGACAACCGGGATCTCACGTACGATTACCGATGGGAACGCCGCCGTGCGGTTCACGGGCGCGACCCTATCGATCCCTTGCGACCCCAGTCAAACCGTTTCCCGACGAAGACCCGTCACTCCGGAATCCACCGTCGCCATGCCCCCCGTTCACGAACCGCCGCCCCGCTTGATCTCGCGCAGGCGCCGCGCCTCGGGCCGGCCCTTGTAGGCATCGTCCAGCGGATAGCAGCCGCTCGGCAGTCCGTTGCGCGGCGCCGTCGTGCAGTCGCTGAACGTCCGGCAGATCAGCCGTCCGTTCAGGACGCCGGTCTCGAAGGTATCCGCCGGCAGATGCGGATAGCTCAACACCATCCGGCCCAGCCCAATCATGTCCGTCCATCCCCCCCGCACCGCCGCCTGCGCCACGTGCGGCAGGTACTCCTGCAGATAGGAATAGCCGGTCCCAATCACCACCGGGCGGTTGGCCATCCCCGCCAGATGCCGCATCACCCGCCGCACCTCGTTCATCTGCCGCGCCACCCCAACCAGCGGATCCTCCGGAGGCTGATACCCGTCGCTCGGAGGATAGGCCGCGGGCCGTTGAATGTGCGGATTGTAATAGGGCGACCCCGCGGTGAGGTTCAGCAGCTTCACCCCCAGCCCGGCACACAGTTCCGCCAGACGCAACGTCTCGGTCAGATCCGCCTCCACCGGACACTCCGCATTCACCCCAAACCCATATCGGTACGGCAGGCAGTGGCCGTATTCGACCGGCACCCCGGGTCCGGGCCGGCCGGGCTCGGACAGGGCCGGATCCGGCCGGAACGGAACAAAGTCGAAGGCACTCAGCCGCACCGCGAGATCGATCGGGTTGCCGTCCGCCCGAATCCCCCGCACCACCTCGCGCAACATCCGGGTCCGGTTCTCGAAGCTGCCCCCGTACCTCCCCGGCCGCGTGTGCGCCCCGAGAAGCTCATGCAGCAGATACCCGTGGCAGTGCTTGATGTCGATGAAGTCCGCCCCGGCGTCCCACGCCAGGCGTGCCGCCCGGACGAAATCGCCCCCCAGGTCGTCCAGCTCCCCGTCGCTGAACACCTGGTCGTCGCGGGTCACCCCGAACCGCTCGTCCAGAAGCGGGTGCCGGAAGGCGACGCGCGGTTCGAAACGCGCCTTGTCGTTGGGACGGCAAAACCGCCCGGAGTGGGTCAGTTGGAACCCGACCGCCACCCTCGCATCAGCGCCGAACTTCGCCGCATGGGCCGCCCGCAACTCGCCGAGCAGCGACGCGATCGCGCCAAGGTTCTCCGCCGAGAGGATCAATTGGTTCGGATTCGCCCTGCCGTCCGGCCGCACCGCCATCGCCTCGCCGCCGAAGATCACCGAGGCCCCGCTTTCCCCGAACCGGCGCCACCGCCGCCGCACATCGTCCGTGGGCTTGCCATCGGTCGTTCCATCCCAGCCTTCCATCGGGTGAACGACCCAGCGGTTCCGCGGCCCGATGCCGTTCAGCAGCAGGCCCTCCACCGGTCGGGCCAGCGGGGATTCCGCGCCGGGGATGGGAGCGTCGTCGGTCGGCAACTCAATCGCCAGGGCGCCCACATGCGCCCGGAAATCGGCGATCGTCTTCAAGGTGGGAATGCGGATCAGTTTCACGGCGCGGTGACGGACCGTCAGCCTCCCGAACGACCCCGGCTTTGTCGAGACCCACCCGCCCCCGGACCAATCCCCGCCACGCCACCCAGGACCCCAATCTCCCCACCCCCGGCAATCACCCGCCCTGCCCCCCAAATCGCCCAAAACTTCGTGCATATGCACGGGTTTTCTGCCCATTTGACCGGGGCCTCCGGCTTTTCCCCCGGTCGGCCCCGGTCCCCGCCCCCGCCCTCCGTCACGCAGGCGATGGCGGCGTCGCCCGGGCCGTCACCTCGAACGTGGGTTGTCGGCCCAGCGTTCCCCGCAGTCCCGCCGCATAACCGGGATCGCGCGCGGCGGCGAGCCGCTGCCGGGCCCGTTCGAGGCGCCCCGGGATGCCCAGGCGCGCCGCCTCGTCCGCATACTGGGTCCGCATGAGGAATTTCTGCAGCGCATCGACATGGCGCGCCGCAAGGGCCTCGTCCTGCTCCTGCTGCGCCCCGATCCGGGCCGCGTACCAGTCGCTGCCCATCATCTCCTCACGGGTGAACAGCCGCCGCACCTCCGGATCGTCCAGGCCACGCCCCTGCCATTGTCCGTCCCGCATGATGTGCAGCAGCGCCCGCAGAGGAGGACACGCCAGTTCCACACCCCCGTCCGCGAAGTAGTGCTCCGCCACCCGCCGGTGCGTGGAAACGATGTTGTCCATGCCGTCGGCAAAGACATCCGCATCCTGCAACTCGGGGCGCAGCATCTCCTCGGTGAAGACCAGGTGGGGATGGTTGAACACCCGGCCGAAATAGCGGTTCACGAACCGCTCGTTGATCCGCCAGCCCAGGCGGCTGGCGAGGATGGTCTGGCCGCCGTGCTGGAAGTCGCGGCATCGTTCGAGGCAGCCCTGCGCCTGCATGTGCTCCGGGGTGGCCTCATCGAAACCCAGCCGGCACCAGATCTCGGGCACCAGCAGGCTGATGTCATGATCGACGCGGTACTTCGGGCCCACATGGCCCGCCGCGGTGATGAACGCGGAATGCCCGCACAGGATGAACGCCACGAGGGCGTTGTTCACATCGACGATCGGCAGCAGGGCATTGAACGGCCCCTTGGTCAGCGCCCCCTCCGATCCGGCCCCCGTCGTCGAGGGCGACTTGCCCGTCATCGAACAGAAAAACTCGATGAACAACTCGGGCAGTTCGAGATAGTGGATCGGATTGTACACCGCCAGCGGGCGGACTCCGGGTTCCGGCGGGTTGTTGCGGCGTCCGGGCAGGACGGCGGTGACCGGGATGGGGAGCGGTTCGTCCGGACCCACCTTGCGAAGAAGCCGCATGCTGATGTCCGCGAGGTAGGTGGCCCGCGGATTCACAAGGTCCGGCCGGGTCTGGAGATAGCGCGGATTCTTCGAAGGTCTGCCCTCGACCACGCGGGGAGAGGCCGTGCACACGAAGTATTTCGGCGTCCCCTGCTCCGCCACCTCGCCGATGCAGCGCTGCATGGGCGGCGTGAACTGGTCGAACCCGATCGAGTCCTCGACCATGTCCCGCGCCACCTCGGGCGTCAGGGGTTCGTAGTTCGAGAAGAAATTTCCGCCCGCCGCAAAGTCGCTTTCGGTCTGCTTGTCGTACCCCCGGTGGATGGCGTCGTCGGGCCGCTGGAACAGCCGGTACTCACAGTTGTGGACGAACTTCATCGAGGGCGCGGCAAAACCCGGCGGCGTGCAGCCCAACCGCCCGGCCGGCACGACCACCGAGGCGGTGATGTCGTCCTCGAACTGGACCTTGATCGCCGGCATGAAGTCCTTGCGGAGCCCGAAGGTGCGCCACGATCCGTCGGCCAGGTACCCCACCCGCACCTGGGCGGAGGTCATCTTCCGGTCGTGCAGCTTCAGCTCCTTGCCCGGCTGCCCGTTGATGGCGTCCACGCTGAAGTGCGCCCGCCAGCCCTCGCCCCACTCCGGCCGGTAGAACCGCTTCACCACGAAGACGAGTTCCTTGAGGTACTGCGGAATCTCGCCAAGCCATGCGTTGAACTCCGGCGTGTAATCCTCCGAGGGGGTCAGCAGCTTGATGACGCTCCCCAGCGACCGGTCCGGGTCCAGGATGGGCCGCGCGTCCCGCCGGGCGGGGTCGAGGAATCGCGTCGAGTAGTCGCGCCGCAATAGGGCCTCCACCCGCGTGAAGTCCTCCTCATAGTCCGCCACAAAGACGGGCCCCGTCAGGATGGCATCCAGGATCGACTTCGAGATCTCGGACTTTCCGCCTCCGGAGACGGTGCACGGCTTGTGGCAGAGGGTCGCGTCCGCCCGGGTTCCCACCAGTCGCCAGAGCCGGTTCGACGGCTTCTCCATGTGGACCTTGTATCCCGAGGGTCGGACATAACTGCGGCCGGGCAGCAGCTTGATCGAGGTCGTCACACCCCCGGCCGTCCAGGTGACGCGCTGCTTCGCCAGGTCGAACCGGGCCGACTCCGGGACGTACAGGATGTCAGGATGGTTCCGGTCCACCGCGTATCCCTGCGCCTGCGGTTCCATGACGTCCCCGAACTGCGCCATCATCTCCTCGTACCGGTGCCCGGTCGGGCGCACGTGCCGACCGCCGTCGAACTCCTCGCCCAGGTCGTAGCTGGCGAACACCAGCGCGCCGCCGGCGTGCTCCTCCTCGGCCTGGCCAAGCAGGTTCGCCGCATAGCCGATCTGGGTCTTCACCTCCTTCTTGCAGTACCCGAAATAGTTGTCGGCGATCAGCGTCACGATCACCCCGGCCTGGTCCCGCGCCGTCACCTTGAAGGCCGAACCTCCGTTGTAGAGCTCCTCCTCCTCCTTCCAGCACATGCCGTCGCGACGCTGGCGTTCGGTGGCCCGGTCCCAGGAAGGCAGGCCGAGATCGACCTTGCGGAGCCCCACCAGGTGAGGCGCCAGGATCACGCACCCCGAGTGGCCGGTCCAATGGTCGGTGTCGAGCCCGGCATCGTTCTCCGGCAGGAACGGATCACCCGCATTCCCGAAAATGCTCTCCACGAAGTCCAGATTGCACACCAGGTTGCCCGGCGCGAAAAACCGCACTTCCATCGACTGCGCCTCCCGCACCCCGGGCACCGCCGGGACCACCACCGGCCGCAGGAGCAGCGACACGAAACACTCCGCCGGGTCCGGTCGGTCCGCCGTGAATGGCAGGCGCATCAGTTCCCGTGGAGGATTCAGCGCCGCCCGCAACAGCAGTGCGAAGGTCCGCAACGGAACCGCCCGCTTGTCATCAGGGATCGGCAATCCCCCCTCCGTCACGTGAAACACCCCCTCGGTCGTCCGCCGGTCCTTGGCCGGGTTGTTCAGAATGCCGTTCCTCGCCCGGTAGCTGTGGATGATCGGCGAATGGAATTCGTCCGCCTGCGGCGGCAGCGACAACGCCCGGCCAATCCCATGGCGGTAGAGCACGAAGGTGTTGTTGGGCAACCGCACCGGAATCGCCGCGTCATAAAGATACTCGTCCAGCCAGTTCTGGATCCGCCAGTCGGCCGGCGGCAGGTAATTCGCCAACAACCGGTCGGTCTCGCGCTGGTGCGCCAAAAGCACATTCACCATCTCGTTCCAGTCGTCGCCAGCCGACGCCGGCATCGGCACCGTGGGCAGCCCCAGCGATGCCAGCCGGAAATTGATGTACTGGATGGTCTGTTCGTCGGGACGAAACGGCGGATTCGCTCCCAGTCCAATGCGGGTCTTCAGGTCAGTTCGATCCATGGTCTCGGCGGGTTGGGTCGGCAGCGGCAGGGAGGGGGTTGGCCCCGCCGGCCATACCCTACCGATCCGCCCCATGCCCATCGAGCCCCAAACCGCAGTCCCGCCATCCAACCTTCCCGCTCACTTCTGGCTTTTGCACTCACCCCGAAATTGACAACCTCCCCCACGGCAACCCCATGAGCGCCCGCTACACGCTCGGTCTCGATTACGGCACCAACTCCGTCCGCGCCCTGATCGTGGACACCGCCCGGGGACGCGAGGTTGGCACGGCGGTCTGGAACTACCGGCTGGGAACCCAGGGCATCTTCCTCTCCAAGGACCCCAACCTCGCCCGACAACATCCCTCCGAATACGTCGAGGGCGCCGAACACGCCATCCGCGCCGCACTCGCCAACGCCCGCAAGTCCCGGCCCGCGTTTCGCCCGGACCAGGTGGTCGGGATCGGCGTGGACACCACCGGAAGCACCCCCCTGCCCGTGGACGCCAACGGCCGGCCGCTCGCCCTGGACCGTCGCTTCCGCCGCAACCCCGACGCCATGGCCTGGCTCTGGAAGGACCACACCGCGGTCGCGGAGGCCGGCGAAATCACCGCCCTGGCCCGCCGCATCCGGCCCCAGTACCTCGCCAAATGCGGCGGCACCTACTCCAGCGAATGGTTCTTCAGCAAAATCCTCCGCTGCCTCCGCTCCGCCCCCGACGTGTTCGAGGCCGCCCATTCCTGGGTCGAATGCGCCGACTGGATCCCCGCCATGCTCACCGGCACCGAGGCGCCCGACCGCCTCACCCGCGGTATCTGTGCCGCCGGTCACAAAGCCATGTTCCACCCCGACTGGGGCGGCTACCCCGATGCGGAGTTCCTCGCGGAACTGGCCCCCGAACTGGGCGCCCTGCGCAGCCGGCTCCCGTCGGAAGCCGCCTCGATCGACCGCGCCGCCGGCGGCCTCACCGCCGATTGGGCGCGCCGAACCGGCCTGCGCCCAGGCATCCCCGTGGCGGTCGGAGCCTTTGATGCCCACCTCGGCGCCGTCGGTTCCGGAATCGAACCCGGCACGCTGGTCAAGATCATCGGCACCAGCACCTGCGATATCGCCGTGGTCCCGCTGGCCAACGCCCTCCCCGACATCCCCGGCCTCTGCGGCATCGTCCCAGGATCGGTCCTCCCCGGCTGCCATGGTCTCGAGGCGGGACAGTCGGCCGTCGGCGACATCTTCAACTGGTTCGTCCACTACCTCCAACCCGGCGGCCCCAAGGCCGGTTCCCACGAGGCCCTCTCCCGGGCCGCATCCCGTCTCCGCCCAGGCGAATCCGGGCTCCTGGCCCTCGACTGGAACCACGGCAACCGCACCGTCCTCGTCGATCAACGCCTCACCGGCCTGCTCGTCGGCCAGACCCTCTACACGCGCCCCGCAGAAGTGTACCGCGCCCTCATCGAGGCCACCGCCTTCGGCGCCCTCACCATCGTCGAGCGCTTCGAGGCCTACGGCATCCGCATCGACCAGGTCGTCAACTGCGGCGGCATCGCCGACCGCAATCCCCTGGTCATGCAGATCTATGCCGATGTCCTCGGGCGCCCCATGCGGATCAGCCGCTCCTCCCAGACCTGCGCCCTCGGCGCCGCCATCGCCGGAGCCGTCGTCGCCGGTGCCCATCCCGACTACCCCTCGGCCCAGCGGGCCATCACCGGACTCAAGTCACGGGTGTTCGCCCCAAACCCCGAGGCCCATGCGGTGTACCGCGACCTCTTCGCCCTCTATCGCACCCTCCACGACGCCTTCGGCACCCGCGAGTGGAACGGCAATCTCCACGACCTCATGAAACGCCTGCTGGCGATCCGTGACGCCGCCCGGCCCTGAAGCGGCCCCGGCCTGACCCCATGCTCGACGCCCTCAAACGCCGCGTGTGCGAAGCCAACCTGGACCTGGTCCGGCGCGGACTCGTCCTCGAGACCTGGGGCAACGCCAGCGCCCTCGATCGCCCGCGCGGCCTGGTGGTGATCAAGCCGTCCGGTGTGGACTACGCGGCCATGCAACCCCGCGACATGGTGGTGGTGGATCTCGCCACCGGAGCGGTCGTCGAGGGACGCTGGAAGCCCAGTTCCGACACCGCCACCCATCGCGTGCTGTACCAGGCCTTCCCCGCCATCGGCGGCGTGGCCCACACCCACTCCCTCCATGCCACCGCCTGGGCCCAGGCGCGCCGCTCCATCCCCCCCCTCGGCACCACCCACGCCGACGCCTGGCGCGGTCCCGTGCCCTGCACCCGACCCCTCCGTCCCGCCGAAATCCGCGGCGATTACGAGGCCAATACCGGACGCGTCATCGCCGAGGCGTTCCGCCGCCTCGACCCCCTCGAATGCCCGGCCGCCCTCGTCGCCAGTCACGGACCCTTCACCTGGGGCCGTTCCGTCGAGGACGCTGTGGCGGGCGCCGCCGTGCTTGAGTTCGTGGCCCGCCTTGCCGGAGAAGCGCTCCGCCTTCAACCCCGCCTGCCGGCCATCCCGAAGGTCCTCCTCGACCGCCATTTCCTCAGAAAACACGGCCCCGGCGCCTCCTATGGCCAGAACGGCGCGAACCCCTCCCCCGCCAGGCCCAGGGCGAAGGCCCCCTCCCCTTCGGAAGGAAACCTATGAAACGCGCAACATGGCGAATCCTGGGCTGCGGCTGCACCGCCGCCGCCCTCCTGCTCGTGGCGGGCTGCGCCACGCCGTCCGGCACCCCGTCCATCGAACGGCAATCATGGGGCACCCTCCCCGACGGCACCCCGGTGGACCTCTACATCCTCCGACAGGCCGGCGGCGTCGAGGCGCGCATCAGCAACTACGGCGGCATCGTCACCTCCCTCATCGTCCCCGACCGCGCCGGGCGCCTCGGCGATGTCGTCCTCGGCCACGACTCCCTCGACGGTTACCTCCGCGCCTCGCCCTACTTCGGCTGTCTCATCGGGCGCTACGGCAACCGCATCGCCGCCGGAAGGTTCACCCTCGACGGCGTCCCCTACACCCTCGCCGTCAACAACGGCCCCAACCATCTCCACGGCGGCGATCGCGGCTTCGACAAGCGCGTCTGGAAAGCCCGCGCCCGCGCCACCCTCGAAGGCCCGCGCCTCTCCCTCACCTACGTCAGTCCCGACGGCGAGGAGGGCTATCCGGGCACCCTCACCGTCGAGGCGGTGTACACCCTCACCCGCCAGAATGGCCTGCGCCTCGACTTCATCGCCCGCACCGACCGCCCGACCATCGTCAACCTCACCCAGCATTCCTACTTCAACCTCGCCGGACGCGGCGATGTCCTCGGTCACGTCGTCCACATGCCGGCCTCCCGCTTCACCCCGGTGGATTCCACCCTCATCCCCACCGGGGAACTCCGTCCCGTGGCCGGAACCCCCTTCGATTTCCGCACCCCCACCACCATCGCCGCCCGTGTCCACCTCGACGACGAACAACTCCGCTTC harbors:
- the ilvC gene encoding ketol-acid reductoisomerase, which gives rise to MPAKLYSDKDADLGVLQGKTLAVLGFGSQGHAHALNLKDSGLRVIVGLYEGSKSIAVAQEMGFEVVPTAEAVRLGDVIMVALPDTKQPSVYESDIAPNLSKGKTLLFSHGFAVHFKTVVPPKDVDVILVAPKGPGHIVRRQYVEGKGVPSLIAVYQNPGKKAKKVALAWAKGIGGTRAGVIETTFKEETETDLFGEQTVLCGGCSALVLAGFETLVEAGYSPEMAYLECLHELKLIVDLMNESGISGMRFSVSETAKWGDVTVGPKIIDASVKKRMKAALKEIQSGKFARDWVKEYQGGYRRYNALLKEGQKHPIEKVGERLRGLMPWMKKRRIGGAQAAY
- the ilvN gene encoding acetolactate synthase small subunit is translated as MRHTISVLVENKFGVLTRVAGLFSGRGYNIDSLNVAPTHDATLSRMTIVTRGDDATVDQIVKQLNKLVDVVKVIDYGQGDYIDRELVLVKVKAEPANRAEICQMAELFRAKVVDVQPDSLTIEITGGETKLAKFIELMTCFGICDLTRTGQVALPRS
- a CDS encoding NADH:flavin oxidoreductase — its product is MKLIRIPTLKTIADFRAHVGALAIELPTDDAPIPGAESPLARPVEGLLLNGIGPRNRWVVHPMEGWDGTTDGKPTDDVRRRWRRFGESGASVIFGGEAMAVRPDGRANPNQLILSAENLGAIASLLGELRAAHAAKFGADARVAVGFQLTHSGRFCRPNDKARFEPRVAFRHPLLDERFGVTRDDQVFSDGELDDLGGDFVRAARLAWDAGADFIDIKHCHGYLLHELLGAHTRPGRYGGSFENRTRMLREVVRGIRADGNPIDLAVRLSAFDFVPFRPDPALSEPGRPGPGVPVEYGHCLPYRYGFGVNAECPVEADLTETLRLAELCAGLGVKLLNLTAGSPYYNPHIQRPAAYPPSDGYQPPEDPLVGVARQMNEVRRVMRHLAGMANRPVVIGTGYSYLQEYLPHVAQAAVRGGWTDMIGLGRMVLSYPHLPADTFETGVLNGRLICRTFSDCTTAPRNGLPSGCYPLDDAYKGRPEARRLREIKRGGGS
- a CDS encoding ribulokinase → MSARYTLGLDYGTNSVRALIVDTARGREVGTAVWNYRLGTQGIFLSKDPNLARQHPSEYVEGAEHAIRAALANARKSRPAFRPDQVVGIGVDTTGSTPLPVDANGRPLALDRRFRRNPDAMAWLWKDHTAVAEAGEITALARRIRPQYLAKCGGTYSSEWFFSKILRCLRSAPDVFEAAHSWVECADWIPAMLTGTEAPDRLTRGICAAGHKAMFHPDWGGYPDAEFLAELAPELGALRSRLPSEAASIDRAAGGLTADWARRTGLRPGIPVAVGAFDAHLGAVGSGIEPGTLVKIIGTSTCDIAVVPLANALPDIPGLCGIVPGSVLPGCHGLEAGQSAVGDIFNWFVHYLQPGGPKAGSHEALSRAASRLRPGESGLLALDWNHGNRTVLVDQRLTGLLVGQTLYTRPAEVYRALIEATAFGALTIVERFEAYGIRIDQVVNCGGIADRNPLVMQIYADVLGRPMRISRSSQTCALGAAIAGAVVAGAHPDYPSAQRAITGLKSRVFAPNPEAHAVYRDLFALYRTLHDAFGTREWNGNLHDLMKRLLAIRDAARP
- the araD gene encoding L-ribulose-5-phosphate 4-epimerase AraD, producing the protein MLDALKRRVCEANLDLVRRGLVLETWGNASALDRPRGLVVIKPSGVDYAAMQPRDMVVVDLATGAVVEGRWKPSSDTATHRVLYQAFPAIGGVAHTHSLHATAWAQARRSIPPLGTTHADAWRGPVPCTRPLRPAEIRGDYEANTGRVIAEAFRRLDPLECPAALVASHGPFTWGRSVEDAVAGAAVLEFVARLAGEALRLQPRLPAIPKVLLDRHFLRKHGPGASYGQNGANPSPARPRAKAPSPSEGNL
- a CDS encoding galactose mutarotase, with the translated sequence MKRATWRILGCGCTAAALLLVAGCATPSGTPSIERQSWGTLPDGTPVDLYILRQAGGVEARISNYGGIVTSLIVPDRAGRLGDVVLGHDSLDGYLRASPYFGCLIGRYGNRIAAGRFTLDGVPYTLAVNNGPNHLHGGDRGFDKRVWKARARATLEGPRLSLTYVSPDGEEGYPGTLTVEAVYTLTRQNGLRLDFIARTDRPTIVNLTQHSYFNLAGRGDVLGHVVHMPASRFTPVDSTLIPTGELRPVAGTPFDFRTPTTIAARVHLDDEQLRFGGGYDHNWVFDKRPGQWTRMARVTEPASGRILDVWSTAPGLQFYGGNFLDGTIVGKDGQVYGHRHGFCMEPQHFPDSPNRPGFPSVVLRPGQTYLHSLEYRFSTQ